In one Luteitalea sp. genomic region, the following are encoded:
- a CDS encoding SagB/ThcOx family dehydrogenase, with the protein MSPARRLRPVLVRYRRAATIVCYWRDGRLYLENYRTRVRVPAQLVLIQVLDAFDRWRTIRAAQRRLGGVDAPALTQLVEALSEARLLERSTASRPPAASGLGRWVSWGPEAAFFHFASRDVTFEPPALARKSQRAKARRNPPPRPIKQVRALSRIALPAPVVDASLVPTLLERRTWRRFGTEPLTLVQLATLAGLTWGVQQWVDGGVFGKIPLKTSPSGGARHSIEVYVVALDVAGLKPGLYHYRGDVHRLDLMRRGATPEEVRAFLPSQDGYGGAAALFLMTSVIPRVEWRYPSSRAYRVILLEAGHFCQTFCLVATALGLAPFCTAALADTRVEDTVGVDGVNETVLYAAGVGSRPPGVAWAPYPDTPRAPRRSVPAWKRQAK; encoded by the coding sequence ATGTCTCCAGCGCGTCGGTTACGTCCGGTTCTCGTTCGCTATCGCCGCGCCGCCACGATCGTTTGTTACTGGAGGGATGGGCGCCTGTATCTCGAGAACTATCGCACGCGTGTACGTGTGCCGGCACAGCTCGTACTGATTCAGGTGCTCGATGCCTTCGACAGGTGGCGGACGATTCGAGCCGCGCAACGTCGACTCGGCGGAGTGGATGCACCCGCGCTAACGCAACTGGTCGAAGCACTGAGTGAGGCAAGGCTCCTGGAGCGTTCCACGGCCTCGCGACCGCCTGCTGCCAGTGGTCTCGGACGATGGGTGAGCTGGGGGCCAGAGGCGGCATTCTTTCACTTCGCGTCGCGTGACGTGACGTTCGAGCCGCCAGCGCTCGCCCGCAAATCTCAACGTGCCAAGGCCCGGCGCAATCCGCCGCCGCGCCCCATCAAGCAGGTACGCGCCCTGTCGCGTATTGCGCTTCCCGCACCTGTCGTCGACGCGTCGCTCGTGCCGACGCTGCTCGAGCGGCGCACGTGGCGCCGCTTTGGTACCGAGCCGCTCACGCTGGTCCAGCTCGCCACGCTGGCGGGGCTCACCTGGGGCGTACAGCAATGGGTTGACGGCGGCGTGTTCGGGAAGATTCCGCTCAAGACGTCGCCCTCGGGAGGTGCGCGGCACAGCATCGAGGTGTACGTCGTCGCGCTGGACGTCGCAGGCTTGAAGCCAGGCTTGTACCACTATCGTGGCGACGTGCACCGGTTGGATCTCATGCGCCGCGGTGCGACGCCAGAGGAGGTCCGGGCGTTCTTGCCCTCGCAGGATGGCTACGGTGGCGCCGCCGCGCTATTTCTCATGACGTCGGTCATTCCCCGAGTGGAGTGGCGCTATCCATCATCACGTGCCTATCGCGTCATCTTGCTCGAGGCGGGACATTTCTGTCAGACCTTCTGCCTGGTGGCCACGGCGCTCGGTCTGGCACCGTTCTGCACCGCCGCGCTGGCGGACACGCGCGTCGAAGATACCGTGGGTGTCGATGGGGTGAACGAGACCGTGCTCTACGCAGCCGGTGTCGGCTCGCGACCGCCAGGCGTTGCCTGGGCTCCCTATCCCGATACGCCGCGGGCGCCTCGTCGCTCTGTCCCGGCGTGGAAACGACAGGCGAAATGA
- a CDS encoding type II toxin-antitoxin system prevent-host-death family antitoxin, producing MKLSESVKSISYLKNHTAEVLRQLRVSEGTLVITQHGEAKAVLQDIADYEQTQESLALLKMLAQSSKSLREGRSKTLKRAFADIRKQLGASRSRRLPLDRAASA from the coding sequence ATGAAACTCAGCGAATCGGTCAAGTCGATCAGCTATCTCAAGAACCACACCGCCGAGGTGCTACGGCAGCTCAGGGTCAGCGAGGGAACTCTGGTGATCACACAGCATGGTGAGGCCAAAGCGGTGCTTCAGGATATTGCCGACTATGAGCAGACCCAAGAATCCCTTGCACTGCTCAAGATGCTGGCTCAAAGCTCCAAGAGCCTTCGTGAAGGCCGTAGCAAGACCCTCAAGCGGGCCTTCGCTGATATCCGCAAGCAGTTAGGAGCATCGCGATCGCGGCGACTGCCATTGGATCGTGCGGCGTCAGCGTAA
- a CDS encoding protein kinase, which yields MSADQDKVLDTASSIADGSEVNWEALEAAALSEEERRLLRQLRLLAGIADLHRSVAGEPEPPAAAPAPAPQPAPPAQPAPPTAKSVAKPPPPVAPPEPPARSAERWGHLELVEKVGEGTFGEVYRAHDTRLHRDVALKLLRPEASRTRLVQRVLHEGRTLARIRHLNVVTVYGVEEHDDRVGLWMEFVHGSTLAALLARQGPYSAREAALIGQDLCRALAAVHGAGLVHRDLKAQNVMREHGGRVVLMDFGAGRLLDGAEPSPRARMTGTPMYLAPELVSGESDATVQSDIYAVGVLLYHLVTRAYPVRAMSLDTLRTAHAGGHRTPLHDARHDLPDGFVAVVERALHPDPQLRYQSAGAMQAALATSLGLDIGAPVPLPVPYEHLRTRRAAKAEAPARARPAAPERPAWRPSQGLRAVAAIAVVGLLLLVALALLWQRGWRPAADSPDIPLLVIRPFEAMTGEDRVLASGLTSEIGRQLGMLDAPLSIAPVASVDELPLGTPSQRVLERLGADVLVEGRAGQQGDMLVVSVSLTRAGQDQARPLPELKAPVRESFRLTTDIAERIAAALSAERRRARREARSVNPDAWDAYLRGRYALMPPPSPDRAIQLLQKARNLQPGFAEADAALGQAYLWSRYLAPARQRNALITNAREAATQALAVNPDLAEAYFVLADIAFVEDGNWAEADKQFQRALRLDAAHEVARYRYAMFLASRRRTDEALRVISEGRRLNPLSATIAGYAGMTQYFARHYDRAAEDLNHALSLNSAHAFAHQGLCRVYRAMSRTREALAQCEATLSAKEARFDDPKQLATDREWQSLRSEVAQALVGVGRHSDAQAILADMVGAHQKQEGAVMPESIAFTLMALGRRDEAFKWLDVAMETKSPPILYLAVDPRFDPIREDPRYAALMARLGLE from the coding sequence ATGTCCGCCGATCAGGACAAGGTCCTCGACACAGCATCGTCCATTGCTGACGGCTCTGAGGTGAACTGGGAGGCGCTCGAGGCGGCCGCCTTGAGCGAGGAGGAGCGGCGTCTGCTTCGGCAACTTCGGTTGCTCGCCGGCATCGCCGACCTGCACCGCAGCGTGGCAGGGGAGCCGGAGCCGCCGGCGGCCGCGCCCGCGCCGGCCCCTCAGCCCGCGCCGCCTGCGCAACCCGCACCGCCCACGGCGAAGTCCGTCGCCAAGCCGCCGCCTCCCGTGGCGCCACCGGAGCCCCCCGCACGATCAGCGGAGCGCTGGGGACATCTCGAGCTCGTGGAGAAGGTGGGCGAAGGGACGTTTGGCGAGGTCTATCGCGCGCACGACACGCGGCTCCACCGCGACGTGGCGTTGAAGCTGCTGCGGCCGGAGGCGTCGCGCACACGGTTGGTCCAGCGCGTCCTGCACGAGGGCCGCACGCTCGCGCGCATCCGACACCTGAATGTCGTGACCGTCTACGGCGTGGAAGAGCACGACGACCGCGTCGGGTTGTGGATGGAGTTCGTCCACGGCAGCACCCTTGCAGCGTTGCTCGCCCGGCAGGGACCATATAGCGCGCGCGAAGCGGCGCTCATCGGCCAAGACCTGTGTCGGGCCCTGGCCGCTGTGCATGGCGCGGGCCTCGTGCATCGCGACCTCAAAGCGCAGAACGTGATGCGGGAGCACGGCGGACGCGTCGTTCTCATGGACTTCGGCGCGGGTCGGCTCCTAGACGGCGCGGAGCCTTCCCCACGCGCGCGCATGACGGGCACACCGATGTACCTGGCGCCGGAGCTCGTGAGCGGCGAGTCCGACGCCACGGTCCAGAGCGACATCTATGCCGTCGGCGTCCTGCTCTACCACCTCGTGACGCGAGCCTATCCCGTGCGCGCGATGTCGCTCGATACGCTGCGCACCGCGCACGCCGGGGGCCACCGTACGCCGCTGCACGACGCGCGGCACGACCTTCCGGATGGCTTCGTGGCCGTCGTCGAGCGCGCCCTACACCCGGATCCCCAGTTGCGGTATCAGAGCGCGGGAGCGATGCAGGCGGCGCTCGCGACGTCCCTCGGACTCGACATCGGCGCCCCCGTGCCGCTCCCCGTTCCTTACGAGCATTTGAGGACGCGGCGCGCGGCGAAGGCTGAGGCGCCGGCGCGTGCCCGACCAGCCGCGCCCGAGCGCCCGGCGTGGCGCCCCAGCCAGGGACTGCGTGCCGTCGCAGCGATTGCCGTCGTCGGATTGCTCCTCCTCGTGGCGCTCGCTCTGCTGTGGCAGCGCGGGTGGCGGCCCGCTGCGGATTCCCCCGACATCCCCTTACTGGTGATACGTCCGTTCGAGGCCATGACCGGCGAGGATAGAGTGCTCGCCTCCGGGCTCACCAGTGAGATCGGCCGACAGCTCGGGATGTTGGACGCTCCGCTGTCGATTGCGCCCGTGGCGAGCGTCGACGAGTTACCGCTCGGCACACCGTCGCAGCGCGTGCTCGAGCGCCTTGGCGCCGATGTGCTCGTCGAGGGAAGAGCGGGACAACAGGGCGACATGCTCGTCGTGTCCGTGTCGCTCACGCGGGCCGGCCAAGATCAGGCGCGGCCCTTGCCGGAGCTCAAGGCGCCGGTTCGGGAGTCATTTCGTCTCACCACGGACATTGCCGAGCGTATCGCCGCGGCGTTGTCGGCCGAGCGGCGCCGCGCGCGACGCGAGGCGCGAAGCGTCAACCCCGACGCGTGGGACGCTTACCTTCGCGGCCGCTACGCGTTGATGCCGCCGCCCTCGCCGGATAGGGCCATCCAGCTATTGCAGAAGGCGCGCAACCTGCAGCCTGGCTTTGCCGAAGCGGATGCGGCACTCGGGCAGGCCTACTTGTGGAGCCGCTATCTGGCCCCGGCCCGGCAGCGCAACGCGCTCATCACCAATGCGCGCGAGGCGGCAACACAGGCCTTGGCGGTCAACCCCGATCTGGCAGAGGCGTACTTCGTCCTGGCGGACATCGCCTTCGTCGAAGATGGAAATTGGGCGGAGGCCGACAAGCAATTCCAACGCGCCCTGAGGCTCGACGCCGCGCACGAAGTGGCGCGCTATCGCTATGCCATGTTCTTGGCGTCGCGCCGGCGGACGGACGAGGCGCTGCGCGTCATCAGCGAAGGGCGCCGGCTGAATCCGCTGTCGGCGACCATCGCGGGATACGCGGGCATGACGCAGTATTTCGCGCGACACTACGACCGCGCCGCCGAGGATCTCAATCATGCGCTGAGCCTGAACTCGGCGCACGCGTTTGCTCACCAGGGACTGTGTCGAGTCTACCGTGCGATGAGCAGGACGCGCGAGGCGCTGGCACAGTGCGAGGCGACCTTGAGCGCCAAGGAGGCGCGCTTCGACGATCCGAAGCAATTGGCGACCGATCGCGAGTGGCAGTCACTACGCTCAGAGGTCGCGCAGGCCCTGGTTGGCGTGGGGCGCCACAGCGATGCCCAAGCCATCCTCGCCGACATGGTGGGAGCACACCAGAAACAGGAGGGGGCGGTTATGCCGGAATCCATTGCCTTCACCCTCATGGCGCTCGGGCGGCGTGACGAAGCGTTCAAGTGGCTCGATGTTGCGATGGAGACGAAATCGCCCCCCATCCTCTATCTCGCCGTCGACCCGCGGTTTGATCCGATTCGTGAGGATCCACGGTACGCTGCGCTGATGGCCCGTCTCGGGCTGGAGTGA
- a CDS encoding tetratricopeptide repeat protein — protein MRCERHVVLVVALCTTLLYVCACRPAPEETLERARQLDLDGSHDEAIAAYQKLLQQTPDSFDAHYGIARAFDLAGKYDEARRHFATAIELAPEDTKDQALRMMGVSHAFVRDAAGAATYFERVVRRRVEAGDFVGTAEVANELGRVYLELGEPDAALRWYRTGYEMASREPDQPASLTDLTELRWAHAQARIAAHRGDASEARRLEAVVKTLLDKGSNPDQQAQYPYLRGYIDLHLGHHEEAIAQLQQADQDDPFVLLLLAQAFEKTGNADKSREYYRKVLASSSHAVNNAFARPVARDRLGQNR, from the coding sequence GTGCGATGTGAGAGACATGTTGTGCTCGTCGTGGCGCTGTGCACGACGCTGCTCTATGTCTGCGCTTGCAGACCTGCGCCGGAGGAGACGCTGGAGCGAGCGCGCCAGCTCGATCTCGACGGTAGCCACGACGAGGCAATTGCCGCGTATCAGAAGCTGCTCCAGCAGACGCCGGACTCCTTCGACGCACACTACGGCATCGCGCGCGCCTTCGACTTGGCGGGGAAATACGATGAGGCACGGCGGCACTTCGCGACAGCGATCGAGCTCGCTCCGGAGGACACGAAGGACCAAGCGCTGCGGATGATGGGCGTGTCTCACGCCTTTGTCCGCGACGCGGCTGGTGCCGCAACCTATTTCGAGAGGGTCGTCCGGCGGCGCGTCGAGGCTGGCGACTTCGTAGGCACCGCCGAAGTCGCAAACGAGCTGGGCCGCGTGTATCTCGAGCTCGGCGAGCCCGACGCAGCGTTGCGGTGGTACCGCACGGGATACGAAATGGCATCGCGTGAGCCGGATCAACCAGCCTCGCTCACCGACCTCACGGAGCTCCGGTGGGCGCATGCCCAAGCGCGGATCGCCGCCCATCGAGGCGACGCATCAGAGGCACGGCGGCTGGAGGCGGTCGTCAAGACGCTGCTCGACAAGGGAAGCAACCCCGACCAGCAGGCACAGTATCCGTATCTGCGTGGTTACATCGATCTTCATCTCGGGCATCACGAAGAGGCGATCGCGCAACTGCAACAGGCGGATCAGGACGATCCCTTCGTCCTGCTGCTGCTTGCCCAGGCATTCGAGAAAACAGGGAACGCAGACAAGTCTCGTGAATACTATCGGAAGGTACTGGCGTCGAGCTCTCACGCCGTGAACAACGCGTTCGCGCGCCCCGTGGCACGCGACAGGCTCGGACAGAACCGCTGA